The following are encoded in a window of Flavobacterium cupriresistens genomic DNA:
- the tyrS gene encoding tyrosine--tRNA ligase, with product MKNLVEELKWRGLYHDSMPGTEEQLLKEVTTAYIGFDPTADSLHIGSMVQIILLVHLKNFGHQPIALVGGATGMIGDPSGKSDERNLLNEETLAKNVAGIKSVLSRFLDFNSADKNAPVMVNNYDWMKEFSFIDFAREVGKRITVNYMMAKDSVKKRLSGEGEGMSFTEFTYQLIQGYDFYHLYKNNNCLLQMGGSDQWGNITTGTELVRRMGGESAKAFALTTPLITKADGSKFGKSEGGNVWLDTDKTSVYKFYQFWVNATDVDAEKYIKIFTFLEKEEIDALIEEHKTAPHLRVLQKKLAEEITIFVHSKEELEKAIQASNILFGNSTAEDLKQLDEATFLEVFDGVPQAEIAKADLENGLEIVTVLNEKTGFFKSNGEARRALTANSISVNREKIKEDFVLTANDLINNQFVLLQSGKKNYFVIRVK from the coding sequence ATGAAAAATCTAGTTGAAGAATTAAAATGGCGCGGGTTATATCATGACAGTATGCCTGGAACGGAAGAACAATTACTGAAAGAAGTAACAACAGCGTATATTGGTTTTGATCCAACAGCAGATTCACTTCATATTGGAAGTATGGTTCAGATTATTTTATTGGTTCATTTAAAGAATTTTGGTCATCAGCCTATCGCTTTGGTAGGAGGTGCAACCGGGATGATTGGTGATCCATCTGGAAAATCGGACGAAAGAAATTTATTAAACGAAGAGACTTTGGCTAAAAACGTAGCCGGTATTAAAAGTGTTCTGTCTCGTTTCTTAGATTTTAATTCGGCAGATAAAAATGCTCCGGTAATGGTGAATAACTACGATTGGATGAAAGAATTTTCGTTTATTGATTTTGCGCGTGAAGTTGGAAAACGAATCACCGTAAACTATATGATGGCGAAAGATTCTGTAAAAAAGAGATTGAGCGGAGAAGGAGAAGGAATGTCTTTTACAGAGTTTACATATCAATTGATTCAAGGTTACGATTTTTATCATTTATATAAAAACAACAACTGCCTTTTGCAAATGGGAGGTTCTGACCAATGGGGTAATATCACCACAGGTACAGAATTAGTGCGCAGAATGGGAGGAGAAAGTGCAAAAGCTTTTGCCTTAACAACGCCATTGATTACAAAAGCAGATGGATCTAAATTCGGAAAATCTGAAGGAGGAAACGTATGGTTGGATACTGATAAAACTTCAGTATACAAATTCTACCAATTTTGGGTAAATGCCACTGATGTTGATGCTGAAAAGTATATTAAAATTTTTACTTTTTTAGAGAAAGAAGAAATAGATGCCTTAATCGAAGAGCATAAAACAGCACCACACTTGAGAGTTTTACAAAAGAAACTGGCTGAAGAAATCACCATTTTTGTGCACAGTAAAGAAGAGTTGGAAAAAGCGATTCAAGCTTCGAATATCTTGTTTGGAAACTCGACTGCAGAAGATTTGAAACAATTGGATGAAGCTACTTTCTTAGAAGTTTTTGACGGAGTTCCGCAAGCAGAAATTGCAAAAGCAGATCTTGAAAACGGTTTGGAAATTGTGACGGTTCTAAATGAAAAAACAGGTTTCTTTAAATCAAACGGAGAAGCAAGACGTGCGCTAACAGCAAATTCGATTTCGGTAAACAGAGAGAAAATAAAAGAAGATTTTGTTTTAACGGCAAATGATCTGATCAATAATCAATTTGTGTTATTGCAGAGTGGAAAGAAAAATTATTTTGTGATTAGAGTAAAATAA